CGTCCATGGGGACGACCTTCCCATGTAGATTTCTTAAGCTCAGCATGCTTCCAAAACGATTTTGCAAATATCTGTATGTTTGCGAAGAACTTTTAAAACTTATCAATGATTTGAACTGTCCAATGAAAGCATCGGCGTCGCCTTTTCCGAATTTAATTGACAATTGTTCATAAGTCTGCACGGAAACGACAAATATGATTCCAAGCATGCGTGCAAAAGATGCCATCTGCATATCAGAGCGTGTCAAAATATTCTGGGCATCGTCTAGAAAGAATGCCACTGGTGTCTGGCCTTCTTGTTTATACCACTCCTCCCCACGATGAGAAGCGTAACGATACAAACGTAATTTCATGAGGGCTGTTATTGCGGTGGATGCCTTCCCGTAACGATAGCTCGGCAGGTGCAGGCCCACGCGCCCACCTCGGAACACGGTGGTGATATCAAACCCTGTGTCGTTATGACACCATTTTTGCAAGTCATCATCTTTCAATAACATATTAATCCAAGAATTGAGCATTCCAACAATTCGCATTAATGAATGGTCTCCCAGCTTATCAAATAAATGCAAAAAGTGTTTTGCGGCATCATCTATCTGTCGCCATTTCGAACGAACATCAATTCTGAATTTCAGGTTATCGTCCCTTTCAGACAAAATATTTTTTTGATGTGCCAGAATTCTTGCCACTTCCAAACGATAATTTTTGCTGTTTATCATTTTGTACAGATTAGAAATATTCCATGTACACATTTCTCGATCATAATTGCTGGCTGCATGTAATAAAATCCCTGCCTGCAACAGCAGCATTTCAGCGTCTTGAAATATGGTGGACTTTTCCTTTTTCTTGTCAGAAATCGTTGAAACAAACGCTTCAACAACATCTTCTGGCAACAAACCTTCCATAAGAGCAATCTTTATATTCGATTCAGGAGATATTAACGTATAGCCTTCAATATTTATTCCTTTTGCCAATTTCCCGGAGCCATCCACCACAAAAATGCCAGTATTATCCACTGAACCGACAATTTTTTGAATCATCGGATAAAAAATACCACTTGTCTTTCCTGTTCCATCCTGACCGAATATGAACACGTGATCCTTCATATCTTCCATGTCCAATCCCATGGGCAAACCCGCATCAGGAGCCAGCCTGTCGCCTCTCTCGCTGCGCAAAACACCCATTGCGACGCCCAACTCCATGAACGGACTGTGGCGATTGCGGATCGCCTCCTGATTTTGTTTTCGCCTTGCTTCTTGGCCCCATTTCGGAGCCTGGGCGAAACTGCCGAGTTGCAATGGTCTTCCCGACCTTCGCGTATTGAACATTGCCTGATTTATATATGGCAACGCACCGGAAATAACTCCGCTTGCAACAACTATGAATAACAAATTATCGCCAGTCGTGATCATGAACATCAGCGTAATGAATGCAATGAAAACGGAAAGTACGGTAATCCACATCATCACAGTATAATATGCGGAAACAACAGAAAAAACAATTAACAGCGCAACACTGCCAATGTAGGAAGCATCATGAAGATTAAGCAAATTCGTCAGAAAAAAGGCATACGCAGGCGCAAAAACCGTCAGAAAACATAAAACACTGGTTATGAAAAATCCTCCAACAGGTACGCTGCCAAGTGTTACGTCCCCCCATGGATTACGTCCGGCTTCAGACAGTCCGTCACCATAACCAATCCCGAAACCATTCTTATCTCGCAAATCATGCGGCAATCTATCATCATCAGAGTAGCTTTCATGTTTGGTCAACCTCCAAGCTTCGGCTTTTGCCGCGGTGGCAACCAGTTCCTGAACATTTTTTCTGCCCATGATAAGTGTTTCCTTTGTATTCAATTGCATTGGCGCACTCATATCTTTTCTAGAATATTGCAAACAATCATTACATGTACGCTTTCCATGCCGCAATCCATCTCTTTTTCATCATTTTTTGCCTGAATAGCCGCAACTATGGCATTCCGAGTCACATCGTGAATTCGTTCAACATATTCCCGACGTATTACGACAGCATCTTGTTCACTTATCTCATCTATGGAAAGCGCCTGTTCAGGCAAAAAAAC
The nucleotide sequence above comes from Desulfonatronum thiosulfatophilum. Encoded proteins:
- a CDS encoding TraM recognition domain-containing protein; its protein translation is MGRKNVQELVATAAKAEAWRLTKHESYSDDDRLPHDLRDKNGFGIGYGDGLSEAGRNPWGDVTLGSVPVGGFFITSVLCFLTVFAPAYAFFLTNLLNLHDASYIGSVALLIVFSVVSAYYTVMMWITVLSVFIAFITLMFMITTGDNLLFIVVASGVISGALPYINQAMFNTRRSGRPLQLGSFAQAPKWGQEARRKQNQEAIRNRHSPFMELGVAMGVLRSERGDRLAPDAGLPMGLDMEDMKDHVFIFGQDGTGKTSGIFYPMIQKIVGSVDNTGIFVVDGSGKLAKGINIEGYTLISPESNIKIALMEGLLPEDVVEAFVSTISDKKKEKSTIFQDAEMLLLQAGILLHAASNYDREMCTWNISNLYKMINSKNYRLEVARILAHQKNILSERDDNLKFRIDVRSKWRQIDDAAKHFLHLFDKLGDHSLMRIVGMLNSWINMLLKDDDLQKWCHNDTGFDITTVFRGGRVGLHLPSYRYGKASTAITALMKLRLYRYASHRGEEWYKQEGQTPVAFFLDDAQNILTRSDMQMASFARMLGIIFVVSVQTYEQLSIKFGKGDADAFIGQFKSLISFKSSSQTYRYLQNRFGSMLSLRNLHGKVVPMDANIECRNLLNCHHFDENNSNRQNDDSNTEIAEHEVSMKPSKKKIPSNKDTMNMHRNDVVSSPIIAMHELNDILCEPFAAVAMFNRASVPRRDFMKVVPVLKA